A DNA window from bacterium contains the following coding sequences:
- the tadA gene encoding Flp pilus assembly complex ATPase component TadA, with translation MKEKQKLGEILVNRRLITSEQLKEALEIQSEIEDSYVQALFIDRDIINVKNIKKAQEESKKQNKKLQEVILEMKLASVRDVEEVFSLIRKSPFIFLSEHSKEIEKEIVRLVPEKLARHFCVIAISHEGSYINLVMSDPANIVAIDNIRSNTGYEIIPLLSTKKEINDAIEKYYGESDMASSIPDLKDISFSTEAEAAKEQENIDLAQLKVQVKDPPVVRYVNSILLKAIEEKASDIHLEAAETEVFVRNRVDGVLRNLPPPPKKTYPAIVSRIKIISNLDIAERRLPQDGRTKAKIGSKEVDIRVSIIPTIYGEKVVMRLLDKTTMLMGLEELGFDKIELGKFKDAVSSPYGMVLLTGPTGSGKSTTLYGALNYINSPEKNIITVEDPVEYELRGINQIQVRSHIGLTFASCLRTILRQDPDVIMVGEIRDKETAEISIQSSLTGHMVFSTLHTNDAVSVITRLAYMGIEPFLISSALRLSIAQRLVRRICPKCKVPEKISEEVLKRIADDVNVKGKDVTFYKGEGCPDCNNKGYKGRVGLYELFQITPEVRKAINDGKSEEEIKIIAKEQQKMVTLREAGIKKALAGITSLEEVLTSTLTYE, from the coding sequence ATGAAAGAAAAACAGAAGTTAGGTGAAATTCTTGTAAACCGTAGACTCATCACCTCCGAACAACTCAAGGAAGCGCTTGAAATCCAATCGGAAATAGAAGACAGTTATGTCCAGGCGTTATTCATAGACCGAGATATTATCAACGTAAAAAATATCAAGAAAGCCCAAGAAGAAAGCAAAAAACAAAACAAAAAACTGCAGGAAGTAATATTGGAAATGAAGTTGGCTTCTGTCCGGGATGTGGAAGAAGTTTTTTCGTTGATAAGAAAGTCCCCGTTTATCTTTTTATCCGAACATAGCAAAGAGATTGAAAAGGAAATAGTAAGGCTTGTGCCTGAAAAACTGGCGCGACATTTTTGTGTTATTGCCATTTCGCATGAGGGCTCTTATATCAATTTGGTAATGTCCGACCCTGCAAATATAGTTGCTATAGATAATATACGCAGTAACACGGGATACGAAATAATTCCGTTGTTATCGACAAAAAAAGAAATAAACGATGCCATTGAAAAATATTATGGGGAAAGCGATATGGCAAGTAGTATCCCCGATTTAAAAGATATAAGTTTTTCTACTGAGGCCGAAGCAGCCAAAGAACAAGAAAATATAGATTTGGCTCAATTAAAAGTTCAAGTTAAAGACCCGCCCGTTGTCAGATATGTTAATTCTATTCTTTTAAAAGCAATTGAGGAAAAAGCCAGTGATATACATTTGGAAGCTGCGGAAACGGAAGTTTTTGTCCGTAACCGTGTGGACGGTGTTTTGAGAAACCTGCCTCCTCCTCCAAAGAAAACATATCCTGCAATTGTTTCTCGTATAAAAATTATTTCCAATCTGGATATTGCCGAAAGAAGACTTCCTCAAGATGGCAGGACTAAAGCAAAAATAGGCTCGAAAGAAGTCGACATTCGTGTTTCAATTATTCCTACTATTTATGGCGAAAAAGTAGTAATGCGATTATTGGATAAAACTACTATGTTGATGGGTCTTGAAGAATTGGGTTTTGACAAGATTGAATTGGGAAAATTCAAAGACGCAGTATCTTCTCCGTATGGAATGGTTCTTCTTACCGGTCCTACAGGAAGTGGAAAATCAACTACACTTTACGGGGCTTTGAACTATATAAATTCTCCCGAAAAAAATATTATTACGGTAGAAGACCCGGTGGAATATGAATTGCGGGGTATAAATCAGATTCAAGTAAGGTCACACATCGGACTTACTTTCGCCAGTTGTTTAAGAACTATTTTAAGACAGGATCCCGATGTTATCATGGTAGGGGAAATTAGAGACAAGGAAACCGCAGAGATTTCGATACAGTCGTCTCTTACAGGACATATGGTTTTTTCCACTCTTCATACAAATGATGCAGTTTCTGTAATTACGAGATTGGCGTATATGGGCATAGAGCCTTTTTTAATTTCGTCGGCTTTAAGATTGAGTATTGCCCAGAGGTTAGTCAGAAGGATTTGCCCAAAATGTAAAGTGCCCGAGAAAATATCGGAAGAAGTTCTTAAAAGAATAGCCGATGATGTTAATGTGAAGGGCAAGGATGTAACATTTTATAAAGGAGAAGGATGCCCGGATTGTAATAATAAAGGGTATAAAGGTAGAGTAGGGCTATATGAATTGTTCCAGATTACCCCCGAAGTGAGAAAAGCTATTAATGACGGTAAATCCGAAGAAGAAATAAAAATCATAGCAAAAGAACAACAAAAAATGGTTACATTAAGAGAAGCTGGCATTAAAAAAGCTCTTGCAGGTATAACTTCATTGGAAGAAGTTTTAACTTCTACGCTAACTTATGAATGA
- a CDS encoding type II secretion system F family protein → MPTFNYSTKDAAGKKVNGTIESASSYEVVRLLRGKGLTVISVGAKGKEQPKANRQKAKYGKVKLGQLSVFYRQLATMLDAGVPIVTAIKDLSDQSESINLSAIVANIASQIEGGNSFSEALKKYPDTFSSLVINMAATGEESGNLPKVMAELASYTEDQVALIKQVQGAIAYPAFIASFFVICVGIVVFILIPKFKDIFASFGATLPPITSMVLGFSEFMIRNIPYEIVFVGASIFSILAFGKTDKGKHVYANVKIKAPLFGKLFHKVILSRFCRSLATLLDGGVAVIYSLTIASKAAGSILLEDFIQRAISGIEKGSTMSDELAKSFLFPKMMVKMVQVGENSGTVPQMLTRLSGFYGEEVKVAVAALTSIIEPLLIVLLGVVVGVVVVAIYFPIFTLASGMK, encoded by the coding sequence ATGCCAACATTTAATTATTCCACAAAAGATGCGGCAGGTAAAAAAGTGAACGGGACGATTGAATCAGCGTCTTCCTACGAAGTAGTGCGTTTATTAAGAGGAAAAGGGCTTACAGTAATATCTGTTGGGGCGAAAGGAAAAGAACAACCAAAAGCAAACCGGCAGAAAGCTAAATATGGAAAAGTTAAATTAGGCCAATTATCGGTTTTTTACAGACAACTTGCCACGATGCTGGACGCGGGCGTTCCGATAGTAACTGCTATAAAAGACCTTTCCGACCAATCCGAAAGTATAAATTTAAGCGCAATTGTAGCGAATATAGCAAGTCAGATAGAGGGTGGAAACAGCTTTTCTGAAGCTTTAAAAAAATATCCCGACACTTTTTCTTCTTTAGTTATAAATATGGCGGCTACAGGAGAAGAATCAGGAAATTTGCCAAAAGTTATGGCTGAACTTGCTTCTTATACAGAAGACCAAGTCGCTTTAATAAAACAGGTTCAAGGAGCCATTGCTTATCCTGCGTTTATTGCCTCATTTTTTGTTATCTGTGTTGGCATCGTAGTTTTTATCTTAATCCCCAAGTTCAAAGATATTTTTGCTTCGTTTGGAGCTACCCTTCCTCCTATTACCAGTATGGTTCTGGGGTTTTCCGAATTTATGATAAGAAATATACCTTACGAAATTGTGTTTGTAGGCGCGTCTATTTTTTCCATATTGGCTTTTGGTAAGACTGATAAAGGTAAACATGTATATGCTAATGTGAAAATAAAAGCGCCTCTTTTTGGAAAACTTTTTCACAAAGTTATTTTAAGCAGATTTTGCCGTTCGTTAGCTACGCTATTAGACGGCGGTGTTGCCGTAATATATTCTTTAACTATCGCTTCTAAAGCGGCTGGGAGTATTTTGCTGGAAGATTTTATCCAACGAGCCATTTCCGGGATAGAAAAGGGTTCTACTATGTCGGATGAATTGGCAAAAAGTTTTCTTTTCCCCAAAATGATGGTGAAGATGGTTCAGGTGGGCGAGAATTCAGGGACTGTTCCGCAAATGCTTACACGCCTTTCAGGATTCTACGGCGAAGAGGTAAAAGTCGCGGTAGCGGCTCTTACCTCTATAATAGAGCCATTGCTCATTGTTTTGTTGGGTGTAGTGGTGGGTGTCGTCGTAGTCGCAATCTATTTCCCTATATTCACACTTGCTTCAGGCATGAAGTAA
- a CDS encoding prepilin-type N-terminal cleavage/methylation domain-containing protein has protein sequence MNRKNRKRGVTLVEVMVAIIIFVIVMVGGFVFFFYGRVHIVHSNHQRMALELTKGKVELWKSSGYLSIPDTQNEATISLGGIQFNRSTSSVDIGGVYRELTVTTSWQERGNAYNVQLTTIIAGD, from the coding sequence ATGAATAGAAAGAACAGAAAAAGAGGTGTTACGCTTGTAGAAGTGATGGTTGCTATCATTATCTTTGTAATTGTGATGGTAGGCGGATTTGTGTTCTTTTTTTATGGCAGAGTTCATATTGTTCATTCCAATCATCAGAGAATGGCTTTGGAGTTGACAAAAGGAAAGGTAGAATTATGGAAATCGTCTGGTTATCTCTCTATACCGGACACGCAAAATGAAGCTACTATATCTCTTGGGGGTATCCAATTTAACAGAAGTACCTCTTCAGTAGATATAGGTGGTGTATATAGAGAACTAACAGTCACGACAAGTTGGCAGGAAAGAGGCAATGCCTATAACGTCCAACTTACTACTATCATAGCAGGAGATTAA
- a CDS encoding prepilin-type N-terminal cleavage/methylation domain-containing protein — protein MNIYSNFNVFVKRQENIKSKTLFGLKNKSISGRTGFTLVEMMVAVIILSIFIVAVGMMLSSSWRFWNDGWQQVILQRDASYAFASVEKVVRSGSSATILDGGTGLEVIKDGTSGWTKNFQSGGGVLQLVEGSQTKDIISRVQSINFSISGNTVLVTLTLTDGSSVVDFRTTIFLRNVS, from the coding sequence ATGAATATCTATAGCAATTTTAATGTTTTTGTGAAGAGGCAAGAAAATATTAAAAGTAAAACTTTGTTTGGTTTGAAGAATAAGTCTATATCAGGCAGAACGGGGTTTACCTTAGTAGAGATGATGGTTGCAGTGATTATCCTTTCAATATTTATCGTTGCTGTCGGGATGATGTTGAGTAGTTCATGGAGATTTTGGAATGACGGTTGGCAACAGGTAATATTGCAAAGAGATGCGTCTTATGCATTTGCGAGTGTAGAAAAAGTTGTGCGAAGCGGGAGTAGCGCAACTATTTTAGATGGAGGTACGGGCTTAGAGGTAATAAAAGATGGGACATCGGGATGGACTAAAAATTTTCAATCAGGCGGAGGTGTTCTCCAATTAGTTGAAGGCAGTCAGACAAAAGATATCATAAGTAGAGTGCAGAGTATAAATTTTTCAATTTCAGGAAATACTGTATTGGTTACACTAACGCTAACCGATGGTAGTTCTGTCGTGGATTTTAGGACGACCATTTTTTTAAGGAATGTATCATGA
- the pilM gene encoding type IV pilus assembly protein PilM produces the protein MFNVSKNLVGLDIGSSTIKLLELSKDSNGIKILSAGLVDNPIKDWKEKNIPEAEDAIAESIRDAYGKFNIKNKSVAIALGTSDVIFDYLKFPVLNEKELANAVKLEAEQRISSDINEVSIDYKRMGVKDGNGQENILLVAVPKDITRKKVDIAEKAGLDSLVMDAEPLALLNCLIVLADDSRKENESIGILNIGSNITNLSIISKDNFPTIRNINFGGEKFSNFIAKETKLSFKEAEHLKKEPEKLKRKGIDVFQMFEKQTISLINEVASSIEYTHKRTGEAEADKDKTAPFPRIKKMFLTGGGALLPGMDSFLSKNLGIEVVKWNPLEKLQLSSSIDDSLKDNGYLFPIAIGLGMRIA, from the coding sequence ATGTTTAACGTTAGTAAAAACTTAGTAGGATTGGATATTGGTTCTTCTACTATAAAACTATTAGAATTAAGCAAAGATTCTAATGGAATAAAAATTTTATCTGCCGGTTTAGTCGATAATCCTATCAAAGATTGGAAAGAAAAAAATATTCCCGAAGCAGAAGATGCTATAGCCGAATCTATCAGAGACGCCTATGGAAAATTCAACATAAAAAATAAATCCGTTGCTATAGCTTTGGGAACTTCGGATGTTATCTTTGATTATCTAAAATTTCCTGTTCTTAATGAAAAAGAATTGGCAAATGCGGTAAAGTTGGAAGCCGAACAACGAATTTCTTCGGATATAAATGAGGTGAGCATTGATTATAAAAGGATGGGAGTAAAAGACGGCAATGGGCAGGAAAATATTCTATTGGTAGCCGTTCCCAAAGATATAACCCGCAAAAAAGTTGACATTGCTGAAAAGGCCGGATTAGACTCGTTGGTTATGGATGCTGAGCCTCTTGCCCTTTTGAATTGTCTTATAGTTTTAGCAGATGATTCCAGAAAAGAAAATGAGAGCATAGGTATATTAAATATAGGTTCAAACATTACCAATCTTAGCATAATATCAAAAGATAATTTCCCTACGATAAGAAATATAAATTTTGGAGGGGAAAAGTTCAGCAATTTTATTGCCAAAGAGACCAAACTTTCTTTTAAAGAGGCGGAGCACTTAAAAAAAGAACCGGAAAAATTGAAGCGCAAAGGCATAGATGTTTTTCAGATGTTCGAAAAGCAAACTATTTCATTAATAAACGAAGTAGCCAGTTCGATAGAATATACTCATAAAAGAACAGGCGAAGCAGAAGCAGATAAAGATAAAACAGCACCATTCCCTCGCATTAAAAAAATGTTTCTTACGGGAGGTGGAGCTCTTCTCCCGGGAATGGATAGTTTTTTATCTAAAAATTTGGGCATAGAAGTGGTAAAATGGAATCCACTCGAGAAACTTCAGCTAAGTAGTTCCATAGACGATTCTTTAAAAGACAATGGTTATTTATTCCCGATAGCTATTGGGTTAGGGATGAGAATAGCATGA